The following DNA comes from Deltaproteobacteria bacterium GWA2_45_12.
GTTCCCGAACGTATGGAAGAACCGAAAATGGGAAAAAAGGTCGAAACCAAGAAGGAAAACACCTATCTTCCAAATCTTCCCCTGCTTTCAGATGAAGAGCCGGCCAAAGCCCCTCTGTCAAATGTGTATGGCCAATCTGGGGAGCCCGATTATTTTTCAACCAGTGAACCGGCCCAATTATCCAAACCCGTGATCCCAGCCGAAAAGATTGTCCGCCACGATGAAAACACCCACGACATGGGCAAGCTTGATACGGGCAAAACCCTTCTCCATGACAAAGAGCCCGAACCTTTTTCCATTCGTGATGTGGTTGAAGAAGCCCCCCCTTCTGAAGAAAAAAGTTCCCCTGAAAGTCCGGAATTCCGATCATCGGTAACCCCCACTGTCAATACAGCCGCCCGGATGGTTGCGGCTCATGAACAGGCTGCTTCCCCTTCTTCGGCCCCGGGGTATAAACTTGTTTTCACCGCCACTGAAAACGATCTTGATTTCAAGGAATTTGTCTTAAAGGACGACAATATTTCCATCGGCCGGTCCCCCTCCAACGATCTTGTGTTGAAAGCTCCCAAGGTTTCCCGTCAGCATGCCGCCATTAACAAATACAAAGACCAATATTTGATCATCGACTTAAAAAGTTCCAACGGTGTCTTTGTGAACAGCCAGAAAATTGATGAATACAATTTAAATGATGGCGACGAAATCTCGATTGGCGGGTACAAGATGATTTTTAAGAAGGGGTGATTAATAAGGGCAGTTCTCTAACCGCCCTTACCCACATTCTCCCCAGTGGGTTCCCACACTCACATCCACCTTAAGTGGCACATCACAGGGAACGGCATTTTCCATTTCAAACTTGATCAGCTCTTGAGCCTGAGCTAATTCACTTTCCGGCACTTCAAACAACAATTCATCATGCACTTGAATAAGCATTTTTGTGCCCAGTTTTTTTTCTTGAAGAATTTTATGGATGCGGATCATCGCCACTTTGATTAAATCGGCTGCCGAACCTTGAAACACGGTGTTAAAAGCCATACGCTCCGCATTGGCACGCACCATCGCATTGCGGCTGGCCAAATCGGCCGTCACGCGCCGCCTTCCCTGCCATGTGCGTACTTCTCCCGTGGCAAGAGCCCCTTTAAGAACTTCTTCCCGGTACTTGAGTACGCGTGGGTATTGGGCAAAAAAAGTCTCAATGTATTTTTTGGCTTCCGCTTGGGGAATACCCAGTTGTTGGGAAAGCCCAAAGGGGGATTGCCCATAAATCACACCAAAATTGACCGTTTTGGCACGCGCACGCATATCGCTTGTCACTTCTGGAAGGCTTGCATTAAAAAGACGTGTGGCTGTGAGCGCATGAATATCCCGGTTATTCTTAAAAGCATCGATCAAGGCTTTTTCCTGGGAAAAAGCCGCCAATAATCTCAATTCGATTTGGGAATAGTCGGCCGAAAGCATTTTGTATCCGGAAGGAACAATAAACACATGCCGGATTCGTTTTCCTTCTTCCGTACGAATGGGAATATTTTGAAGATTGGGATCCGATGAACTTAGTCTGCCGGTAGCTGCAACCGTCTGGTTAAAACTGGTATGCACACGCCCTGTCTGTGGATGAACCAGCTCAAGAAGCTGTTCCACATAAGTTGACAACAATTTACTTAAGGTGCGGTATTGGAGCAAAAGTTTTGGAAGGGGGTGAAGCGCCGAGAGGGTTTCGAGCACATCAACATCGGTTGAATAACCTGTTTTTGTTTTTCTTTGCACAGGCAATAAAAGCTTGTTGAAAAGAACATCCCCCACCTGTTTGGGTGACTGCAAATTAAATTCAAGACCTGCCTGGGCATGCACTTCTTTTTCAATCTGTTTTAGTTTTTCACAAAATTCTGTCGCCAATTTTTTTAAAAAAGGGATGTCAACCAAAACCCCCGTTTCTTCCATCCTCAAAAGAACATCAATCAGGGGTAATTCAATATTCTGGTAACAATTCCACAAATTCTCTTCCTTCAATTTTTGATGCAACAGGGGCACAAGCCTCATGGTGACATCGGCATCTTCAGCAGAGTAACGGCAGGCTTTGTCCACATCAACAGAATCAAAGGTTTTCCCCTTTCCCACCACTTCGTCATATTTAAGCGTTGTGTACTGAAGATATTGGCTGGCCAGATGATCCAGATTGTGCGGCGACTCGGGACTTAAAATATAGGAAGCAAGCATGGTATCGCCCCCAATGCCTTCAACCTGAAAACCGGCACACCGTAAAACATGGGCATCATACTTCACATTCTGCCCATATTTGAGAAGGCTTTCATTGGAGAAAACAGGGTTTAAAATTTCCTGGGCGTCTTTAAGAGAAATTTGTTCCGGACAGCCCAAATAAAGATGCCCTACAGGGACATAAAAGGCTTCCCCTCCAGGAATTGAAAAACTCATTCCCACCAATTTGCACGTTAAGGGATCAAGGCCCGTTGTTTCGGTATCAAAGGAAAATCCTTCTTTGGAAGAGACTAGTTTTGAAACCATGCCCTTCAAAGCCTCAACGGTC
Coding sequences within:
- a CDS encoding DNA polymerase I, whose protein sequence is MSKKLFLVDISSYVFRAYYAVKALKTSKGIATNATYGVINMLLKLIREKKPDYLVIVFDSPIPSFRKEIYTAYKANREAPPEDLPHQFEHIKEFVKKYPLPSLQINSFEADDIIATLVSLYRKGELSRDMQLKKEDLELVIVSADKDLMQLVGNDVVMYDSMKEKIIGIPEVKERFGVGPEKVLDVLSLSGDASDNIPGVDGVGEKTATKLLLQWGSLEAVLDHASEIKGKLGQTLITCREQALLSKKLVVLKDDLALHPDWKCFELAAPHTEDLNALYKELELWSLVKKGESSETLPVNANAGPKKEYHLILTVEALKGMVSKLVSSKEGFSFDTETTGLDPLTCKLVGMSFSIPGGEAFYVPVGHLYLGCPEQISLKDAQEILNPVFSNESLLKYGQNVKYDAHVLRCAGFQVEGIGGDTMLASYILSPESPHNLDHLASQYLQYTTLKYDEVVGKGKTFDSVDVDKACRYSAEDADVTMRLVPLLHQKLKEENLWNCYQNIELPLIDVLLRMEETGVLVDIPFLKKLATEFCEKLKQIEKEVHAQAGLEFNLQSPKQVGDVLFNKLLLPVQRKTKTGYSTDVDVLETLSALHPLPKLLLQYRTLSKLLSTYVEQLLELVHPQTGRVHTSFNQTVAATGRLSSSDPNLQNIPIRTEEGKRIRHVFIVPSGYKMLSADYSQIELRLLAAFSQEKALIDAFKNNRDIHALTATRLFNASLPEVTSDMRARAKTVNFGVIYGQSPFGLSQQLGIPQAEAKKYIETFFAQYPRVLKYREEVLKGALATGEVRTWQGRRRVTADLASRNAMVRANAERMAFNTVFQGSAADLIKVAMIRIHKILQEKKLGTKMLIQVHDELLFEVPESELAQAQELIKFEMENAVPCDVPLKVDVSVGTHWGECG